From a single Silene latifolia isolate original U9 population chromosome 6, ASM4854445v1, whole genome shotgun sequence genomic region:
- the LOC141588728 gene encoding protein FAR1-RELATED SEQUENCE 5-like: MQHFTEHNHDLTPTQWQQHHRSERRITDAEAEAIRALTEAFVAPSVQYKVAAAVAGGDVFVGHTKRDHINFVHRLKIKTIEGGDAATLINLLTQRQAEDPGFFFRVQFNKEGRLHHLFWCDSMMREDYQLYHDVVIFDTTYRTNRYNLICGTFVGINNHWSNVMFGCAFLSDEQEESLQWLFNVFNEAMGEDVRHVSIFTDQDKAMTNAVEAIYPESRHRLCQWHIQQNAISHFGHLKHDRTFQNLFNKCLNGCFNKKEI, from the exons ATGCAACATTTCACAGAACACAACCATGACCTGACTCCCACTCAATGGCAACAACACCACCGCTCGGAGAGGAGAATAACTGATGCTGAGGCAGAGGCTATAAGGGCCTTGACTGAAGCCTTTGTAGCCCCCTCGGTTCAATACAAAGTGGCAGCTGCTGTAGCAGGGGGCGATGTATTCGTCGGACACACCAAGAGGGATCACATCAACTTTGTTCATAGGCTGAAGATTAAAACGATCGAGGGCGGTGACGCAGCCACGCTAATTAATCTTCTCACTCAAAGACAAGCTGAGGATCCGGGGTTTTTCTTCCGAGTCCAATTCAACAAAGAAGGGAGACTCCATCACCTTTTCTGGTGTGACTCGATGATGAGGGAGGACTACCAATTGTATCATGACGTTGTCATATTTGACACAACGTATCGCACAAACAGGTACAATCTGATTTGTGGCACATTTGTCGGTATAAATAACCACTGGTCCAATGTCATGTTTGGGTGTGCTTTCCTATCCGACGAGCAAGAAGAATCATTgcaatggttgttcaatgtgttTAATGAAGCTATGGGTGAGGATGTTCGTCATGTCTCCATTTTCACTGACCAAGACAAAGCAATGACAAATGCAGTTGAAGCG ATATACCCAGAAAGCAGGCATAGGCTATGCCAATGGCATATCCAACAGAACGCCATCTCACACTTTGGACATTTAAAGCATGATAGGACATTCCAGAATTTGTTCAACAAATGTCTTAATGGTTGTTTTAACAAAAAAGAAATTTGA